In a genomic window of Scomber japonicus isolate fScoJap1 chromosome 17, fScoJap1.pri, whole genome shotgun sequence:
- the LOC128377156 gene encoding 26S proteasome complex subunit SEM1 yields the protein MSDKKQTVDLGLLEEDDEFEEFPAEDWTGLDEDEDAHVWEDNWDDDNVEDDFSNQLRAELEKHGYKMETS from the coding sequence ATGtcagacaaaaaacagactGTGGACCTCGGTCTACTGGAGGAGGACGACGAGTTTGAAGAATTCCCAGCCGAGGATTGGACGGGGctggatgaagatgaggatgctCATGTTTGGGAAGACAACTGGGACGATGACAATGTAGAGGATGATTTCTCAAATCAGCTGAGAGCGGAGCTGGAAAAACATGGTTACAAGATGGAGACGTCATAG